The following is a genomic window from Puntigrus tetrazona isolate hp1 chromosome 20, ASM1883169v1, whole genome shotgun sequence.
GATGATAAAGCCCCTCAATTCTCAACAATCTAACCGGCGCGTTAAAATGCccccattatggatttttgaaactGATCTTTCATGCAGAGCGTAACGCATCTCTAAGTAAATCTGATAGTGCGCCGTgcataaagttattgtctcccaaaagaaagagtcgactctgaatcgtTAAAATGAGTCgcttttaaaacgaatcccaagccaTTTCGTGTTGACGTCAACGTAAAACCTTGGAACATTGCCGCTCTCTTTTCTCCTCGGTCtgtatgaaaatgcaaattcattcctggccactaggtgccgcttttggagcagtaaaaagactaaaagacTAACTGAACCAATCGTTATCGTTAAACAAATCGTTTGGGGGTTGTCGAACAAGTAaggtgaaataaatgcatattataatgcaataaaaggttttttgtcTTTGCATGCACATCAACCTGTTACTTGTGACTCCCAATACAAAAAACATGAACCtttattacccataataggggctcTTTAAATTTCCACTgcacatcataaaaaaatgtaaagagatAAACACATTTGAAAGAACTTACGAAATGACTTatagtttttaactttaattctcTTGAGTAATGATGTTCCATTTCTCTCTGTTCGCTTCGTTCCGTTTCCAGAAAGAAGTTGTTTTTAACGTTTGATCAGTTTATCAAAAGAAAGTCTGGCAAAAGTGTGTCAGGCcttgaataaataacaatatcCTGGGCGTGTCTCTCCCAGAGCTCTTTCTCAAATCAATTTGAGTTTGAACGCGCATCGATTTCTGTGTCTCCGTGCGCAGATGAGAGAGCTGGTGTCATCGTTGCATCACGGCACGGGCGGTTGCGCGGTCATCTTCAAGAGCTCGATACCCGGAGTCTTTTGTGCAGGTTTTGTGCACGCTCACACATAACGGTGTCGACAGCCTGCTTTTAAAGATGTTGTCATTTGTAAAATGCGGTGTTGTTGATAGGCGCAGATCTTAAGGAGAGAGCTCAGATGAGTAACCCTGAGGCAGAGCTGTTTGTACATGGCCTTCGATCGCTAATGAATGACATCGGTGAGACATAAGGGTGATGTTTCTCGTCCATATTCAAATCCTGCTCTATCAGACTTCAGAGTTCTGTATCATCACTTTCAGTGTTGCACCGAACAGGTAATTTTTTCCCAGCTGCAAATACGATTATGGCTGGGGGTGAGAATGATTggatatgcataataataaacacacagtaGGTGCTTTTTCTCTGTGCCCTCAATTTTTGCATAGTTTTGCCTGTAACATTTAGGAAAATGCTACTGTTTTTATAAGCAGACGGTTGAGAAGGAGTTTTCTCTATACAATTTTGTGGTGGCGTTTTTATCAGAAATATGAAGCAGTGATTATTAGTGctctcaaatgattaattgagaGTAAGCGCATcctaaataaacgtttttgtctacataatatatgtgtaagtggtgtatatttgtgtatataaatgcacacacatacatgcatatatatttaagaaaaatctgatatattttgaatttctataaaatataaattatatgaatgcaaatgtacacatgtaaatatttttgagaaataaaaatatatacatatatacgtgtgtgtgtgtgtatatatatatatatatataatgtgtgtgtgtatttctacaTAATATGAACAGtgcacacacatgtattatgtaaacacaaaaattatttaggatgcgattaattgtttgacagcacaataaagtgaaatgcttttacgtttaagaataaaaaaaaaaaaaaaaaaatatatatatatatatatatatacacacgttatttatatatatacatatatatatatatatatatatgttatttgtatatacatatatatatatatatatgtgtgtgtgtgtatatatgtgtatatctttattaatattaatttattaatcttaaagttaatttcagcatatactaatgcattattaaaatcaaaagctgtgtatttttaacattaatgcagtatgaactaacaatgaatgaatgactgtttttattaactaacattaatgaagattaataaatagagtaataaatgcttttaataaatgcattgttcattgtttataagttacaccttattgtaaagtgataCCACAGCTTTATTAGCCTAACAGTTTAAGTAAAATGTTGAATTGAAAAATGAATGACTATCACTTTCTTAGTACGTGGCAGTTTCTTCAACTTATTTTATGAACTGTGAACACATATCTCTGCGTGACTCAATCGCGTACAATCCAGTTACTTCCTACTTTTTCACCagttacaaaaaacacaacactcCAGTATTGCGTCACCCACGAAGTGACATCCTTCTGAACCCTTCTACAACTCGACAGAACAAGACAAGTAAATAATTGCTACCGATTTAACACGCTTAAAGCTTTTAACGTCGAGAATAATAAATGTTCCTCGAGCCTCAGATGACGCTGCGACTGTAGTGATGatggaataaataacattatatatattcaaatagaaaaattacTTTGAATTGTAGCACCACATAAGTAAAATGACACCTAAACCTTTTCTAGCTCGCTTTTCAAGTAACCctttttttccaggtttttcAAATATGTCCCCTCTTTATATAAGCGTGTCGGCACTGAACACATCCGGCTGAGTGTAGAGAGGTCCAGCTGTTTGAAGCCCTCTCTCATTAATGTGATCTATGACCTGTCTGATCCGTGTGTGTCCATTATGTGCCAGCTGTGCTGCCCGTGCCAACCATCGCAGCGGTGGACGGCTTCGCTCTCGGGGGCGGTCTGGAGCTGGCCCTGGCGTGTGACCTTCGCACTGCAGGTGAGAGGCGGCTCCGACCTTCTGGGGGTCGGCCTCGGCGGGCATCACGGCTGCGGATGCGGGTTTGCGTGATTTGTAGTCGTTCTGTTTGGCACGTCATGGAGCGGGAATCTCTGCGGTCGCGGCATGTAGAGGAGGCTGGGTCCTTCATTTCacctttttctgtgtgtgtgtgtgtgtgtgtgtgtgtgtgtttcagcacaTTCAGCGCAGATGGGCCTGATTGAAACTACTCGAGGATTACTCCCGGGGGCCGGTGAGAGAAATTAATGAATAGATAGAGCGGCTGAAATAATAAGACAAACATACAGCTAGATGGCAGTCCAATTACAGAAGAGAGACAGATAAACAGGAAGTTAATAGACGTAACAGGACAGGAAGACTTATACAGAAAGCTTATACaatctttctcctttttttcaaCATGACatgctaaaaatgcttaaaaatctaCATAATATTACGATGAAAGCATGAAACATTTAGTGCATGTGTTGCAGTCTGCATAGAAAAAATGCCCTTGTCTGTGGAAGAAAGAATAAGAATGATATGATAATGACAAATGTTTATTGTCATAACAGGGTTATTGGAGTAAgctaaataatatttgaaaaattatattaaatattatattaataaaaataatataaaaattatatgaaatatacactgcacacacatatatttttgagcaaaaacgtttatttggATGTGAATAATTGCTTAATCATTCGAAAGCGGTAATATATACATCTTTTATTGTTCGTTTTTTTGCACCTAATGTCTTGTCACATCAAAGTGATACATTTTAAgtttctgtaaaacaaagtACAAAGATCACTTAATGAAGTAACTGATTGCATTTTAAAGGCACCGTAATTAAACCATGATTTCTGTGTTTGTATGTCAGGAGGCAGTCAAAGGCTTCCCCGGACAGTCGGCTTTGCCATGGCGAAGGAGCTGATTTTTACAGGCCGGCGTGTCGGGGGTGAACGGGCTGCAGAGCTAGGGCTAGTAAACCGCTCCGTGCCGCAGAACCAGACCGGAGACGCGGCCCACAAGGAGGCTCTTAGTCTGGCACGAGAGATCCTGCCTCAGGTTAGTCTTAGTCTGCAGGACATTTACATCCACATCTACTGCTTCTCAGACACCTGTgttcatacatacattttacctAAACACAGTTCGGAAAATAAACAACGGTTTATGAAACAAATTGCTCTTTCTTCAAATAAAGTAATTCATAATTCAGATTTtcttagggggaaaaaaatcagcttCTGCTCTAAACTAAGCCCTTTCACATTACTACGAGTTTATAATTAAGAACAGAACCCAAACTTAAATTcaattactgtttatttttaaatatactaatcAAAAGAATTGTGTGCAAACatgttaattgtttttaaaaatgtatatataaatatatatgtgtgtgtgtgtatatatatatatatatatatatatatatatatatatatacatacatacatacatctgctctatgtgtgtatgtatataaaatatatatataaaaaatatatatatatatatatatatatataatgtaagtatatatcatttttatttttgtgtaaaaaaatgggGCCTCATTATCTAACAAGTGTAGCtgatagaaaacatttttgtttacatttattgtttgtatgtttttagtgGTTATGAAATTGTTCTCATACTAGTTCAACTGTACCCACAGGCATTTCTTTAATCTCATTTGCGTCATGTGACACTGTAGTGTCACAGCGAAAGCGCCTCCCGTGTGACTGGAGTCGACAGGCTGGCACGTGAATATGTAGGGCCTGAGGACAGACCTGGCTCTAATGTGCCATCCCAGTCTTCCCTCAGGCCCACTAGTGTCCAGAGCACGCTATTAACACCGTCCAACAGCGTAATGGTACAAAAGATCAGGTCGGCCGCATGACCTTGTTATTCATCGATAAGCTGAAAATGTGGGTCATGTCGCCCGTCATTATATGGCTTGGCATGCGGGTTTGTGGAACCAGAATCTTCTGTACTGTACTAAACTGTCTCGTGACAGTGAGAGCATCCTGCTTTTCTGGTTTTGCTTGTGTTTGGCAAGTCATTATATTAGATTAAAATGAAGATGGCCTATTTAAGTCAGCGTGGGAGCGTGATTCAGACACGTCATGCCACAATAACTTTTGAAGGCACTTCTGCCTTCCTGACATATCTGTGTCATGCTTAGGCGACTGTTTTTAGAGGCGTAATTTACAGTTGCAGTAAAAGATATTTAACACAGACCTGAGGTACAGGCAAACTTACAGTACCGCTTTCAGAAATGAattcttttattcaaaatgtcactttttaatTGATCGACAGTTTGACTTTTGATACAAGTCATTTCCATTTTGAACAAAAGctgttgtttaaaaatttctatttatcaaaaaagtaaaatcgaaaaaaataaatagaatacagTATTGTTACTTTTCATTGCTCAAAATTTGAAGGACCGGTATTGGTgataattgtgatattttaaattttaagctGCACGTATCTACAAACGTTTGACAAAATTTCCGCGGTATTTTAACAACAATCTTTTATTTACAGTCACAAGGGTTACTCCTTTCAGAAATGAGTAGGAAGGTAGAGGCCCTCGCTTTGAATGCCTTCTAAGGTTTCAGGATATCAGTATTTTCCCACACAGCTCTGGTGTGATCTTGGTCCACTCTCTTCCATAGTTTGGTGACTATAGTGGGCTTATTTGACGTAACTTTGTCGCCAAGGAGTTTGTATTAAAAAAGTGTTCTCTAGTTTTGACCAGAGTTCTTTTATAATCAAGTCATTTTCGTTTTGTAATACTGTGCTTCAGAGTAAAATCAATTCATGAAATATGCTTAATACTGCCCTTATACTCCGGTTAGGATATCTTCAAACAGGACTAAGCATGACCTTGAACGTTAGGAAATTGTGGGTTTTCTCATTTTGATCAGGATATGTTTTTCCTCCTCCCCAGGCCCCGATCGCCGTGCGAATGGCTAAAGTAGCCATGAATCGAGGTGCCGAGGTGGACATCTCTTCAGGAATGGCTATCGAGGGAATGTGTTACGCCAGGGTGAGTTATACAGAAACCACATGAACCAAATCGCTTTTGTTGCAGTATTTTGCGTGCTTGGTTTGACTGAATGTCTCATGGTTACTCAGCTCATTCCTCTGAGAGGGACAGACAAGAGGGCATGGCTGCGTTCATAGAAAAGAGGCCTCCAAGGTACACTGGGGAGTGAATGTCTGAAGGTTTAAAACCTGCACAACATGTTTCAAAACCACGTGTTCTACATTACAAACCGTACTCGCGTTGGGTTTCAATTTTTCGTAATGCCTAAAAATAACCACCaccaatcatttaaaaaggtctttgttctacttttttatgaaaaaaagtttgttttcttttaattattaaaaaacagatCATTGGATACctttaaaacatcataaatgaaataaaaaacaatataaacctTGAGCTaggttattgtattttttatgtttttgaatactTGCAAAACCCCCCAAACAAACCTGACGTATAAGTAAAGAGTAACCGCAGACTGAAGCAGCAAGGGTTTCACATTCTTTATTCCCCAGACATGATTTGCATAAATGTGAGTCTGATCAGCAGTATGACAGTAGCTGACTCAATCCACACAGAAGAGATCTGTAGTACGCCACAAACCACAGTCTGTCCTCGTGGAGGGCCACGCACACGATGAGAGTCTCCACGCTCGGCCTGTAAAGTTCGGGGGAACTCATTTGGTCCATTTAGAGTGGCAGGTTAAATTTAACATCAAGTATTTGCTAATGTCAAAACTGAATCCAAAAACGTAATATCTGGCGAAAAGCCGTAGGTAAACCTGGCCGAAGTTGCCAGACGAAATTAAAAATTACGGTAGAAATGATAACAAATACCATTTCATGCAACGTGCAAGAACAGCTGCATGACAACAATACGATTTTCTGGAACAAAGCACATTTGCTGGAGCATCTCATCATAATACATGGCCCAGATACGAACAGAAAACCAAATCCATGCTGCGAAAAGAAgcatttatatacaaaacagGCTTCTTTAGTTCACCGGAACAAAAtggaatatactttttttaaattgcagtttCGAACAAGACGAGTCGAACCTGCTTTTTAACAGCTTCATTGgtgttaaattaaatcaaacttcTTTCAATGCAAGTGTGTTTAGCGAGAAGGCAAATCCAATGACTTTTGGCAAATCACCAGCACGCCCCAGTTGCCACGATGAGACCAAagttctcacttttttttttttttttttcctccttttctttttttcacatggTGCCGTTTATccgtgtctgtttttgtttctgccTGCCAGATTTCTCAACGTGGCTTACGCGGCAAATCGTGTTCCTGCTTTTGAGCAAAGGCAaaggctttatttttaattcatctcCGCCCGTTTCGTTGCTGTGGGTTCTCGAGGAATCTTTTATCCGAGCGATCAGTCCAGTACCATTTTTTTGAAACTCAAATCTGGATCGTAATACTCTGCGTGCAACACGACATCAAAACACTGTCATCTGCCAACGTTTTGATATACagtctataaaaatatatttcacccCTAAAGCTCTCATGCTGTTCAATGCACTTCGATACGCTTTTCTTCCTCTCTCGTACACTCAGTTTAACTCAGGTTACCAAACGGTTGTATTCCCATGTAACACAACTCTTATCTGTTGTGAACgttttttgtattattgcattttatgccCAAGAGGACAGAAATCTGTCATACAAATGAAATTTCCTATGGAGTTGCATCCAAATCTGAATATGCATACGTAGCGATCTGATGCACATGCTCttaatacacacatgcacacacacacacacacacacacatatataaactcTCACGTACGTCCCGCTTTTTATCATAAACGCACTCTCTTAGCCGCTGCGCGTGTAAATAAACAGTTCCTCGTTACGGAGACTTAATTGTTACGTCAAATAAATAGCAGATTCCGTCGTGTGCAAACATATGCAAAGTAACTCATCCACGGGGTCCTCCTTACAGGAAGAGCAGCAGAGCGTCGTTGTCATACGGGTGGGCACGAgtgaacacaaacacgcacaaaaaGCTTCCAGTTTTTCGCGACATCCGATCCAGAGACCGCTAATTGCGTCATGGAACGTTTTTCTCTGGAAGACAAAAAGAAACGCGCAAATGGAAACTTGTGTTAGATCAGAAAGTGACGTTTTGAAATGCCACTCGAAGGTTAAAATCctttaaaagggatagttcaccaaaattACACCAAATTTAAATtactcatgtcgttccaaacctgtaagtccattattcatcttcagaactcaaagtaagatatttttgaggaaatcagagagctttctgaccctgcaggGATAGCACCACGATAAACGCACAGAAATGTAGGAAAGACGTGGTTAAATACGTTTAGCGCACATGCTATCTACTAAATGTAAACTACACTTATTATGTTGATTATGTTCTGAGGTCCAAAATGGAGGAAGATGGTAGCTCAGGAGAAGAAATGctgaataaatcacattatcattacttcttggacacttctCGTGAGCCAGAAATTacgttgaaccactgatgtcacatggccCATGTCTCGCTACAGTTCTGTGTGTTGATCGTGGTAACGTTCTTGCCAGTCTGGTCTCACGGCAATTCGGACCGATTTTACAGAATTACACGATTTTTGATAAATCGGAAGTATTTTCGGAAGTTGCCAATTTATACCTACACCTAGCCCCATTCCTAAACAGACCGGTCATGGAGTTCTGGACAATTCATACAAAAGAATAAGccaatttgtaaaatatgtaaaaattggTAGAGAGACTGTGTTGTCcgtgctgtctatggagggtttgagagctctcagattccatcaaaaatatcttcaagtGCTCcgattatggatttttgaaaatggccTTTCGTGCGTAGCGCAGCTctaaagtgaatgaaaacatcctgaaaagttttaaat
Proteins encoded in this region:
- the echdc2 gene encoding enoyl-CoA hydratase domain-containing protein 2, mitochondrial isoform X2, yielding MSAARGVLARTGRARAELIRRLSPRVSFTQTCSWYSDGPGTDRPEVRLSRLGGEDNGIVEVLMCRERARNSLGRVFVGQMRELVSSLHHGTGGCAVIFKSSIPGVFCAGADLKERAQMSNPEAELFVHGLRSLMNDIAVLPVPTIAAVDGFALGGGLELALACDLRTAAHSAQMGLIETTRGLLPGAGGSQRLPRTVGFAMAKELIFTGRRVGGERAAELGLVNRSVPQNQTGDAAHKEALSLAREILPQAPIAVRMAKVAMNRGAEVDISSGMAIEGMCYARILLLCLSSYL
- the echdc2 gene encoding enoyl-CoA hydratase domain-containing protein 2, mitochondrial isoform X1, translating into MSAARGVLARTGRARAELIRRLSPRVSFTQTCSWYSDGPGTDRPEVRLSRLGGEDNGIVEVLMCRERARNSLGRVFVGQMRELVSSLHHGTGGCAVIFKSSIPGVFCAGADLKERAQMSNPEAELFVHGLRSLMNDIAVLPVPTIAAVDGFALGGGLELALACDLRTAAHSAQMGLIETTRGLLPGAGGSQRLPRTVGFAMAKELIFTGRRVGGERAAELGLVNRSVPQNQTGDAAHKEALSLAREILPQAPIAVRMAKVAMNRGAEVDISSGMAIEGMCYARLIPLRGTDKRAWLRS